ATGCAGTTGGTCTCGATCGTCCTGTCAACCGGGTACAAAGAACGCTATCAGTTTGATTGTTTCCTCATAACTTTTAAGCCTGCGGTATTCTGTCTTCCCACAATTGGTGGTTCTCTGACATAATCCATATAAGAGGATTCACTCACCGTCCAGGAAGACCAAATGAGATGTTTCTCCGACTCTCTGActcttttcaattctccTAAAGTCTGCTGATGTCTGCGTGAAGCCACCTCGTgtaatctttctcttctatCGCTCAGCGTCTTGTATAGATATTGCAAAGCAGGATGAGTGCCTATCACGAACAAAAAATTAAGTTTTAACCAGCTCAGCGGTTCTTCCAAAGCTTATTAAGATGACCTCGGACATACCgttcaatatcatttcttcttctgcagCAGCTTCTTCCATCCGTTCAATATACAATCTATCTCTCAATGCAGCAAATTTGAGTTCTAGCATCATCAGGGCACGCATGTTTGCAGTTGTAGGGGGAGGTGCATGGGTTGAATGTTTGCCGTGGTTAGGAACCGTCAAATAAGCTGGAGAATCTGTCGATaataatcagcttgaatCATGTGAAACTATTGAACCTTGACGACATGAAGTAGCTCACCGGCAGCTTCGAAGTCCTCATTATCACCTCGTTCACCTCGCTCTCCGCTTGTTTCTCCTTCTATTCCGTTCTCATCTTCCGCTTCCTCTGTTGGCTCTTCGACTTCTACCTCAATCTCGACGGGAGGTGCGACATccacttcatcatcatcgatgACAATCTTATTCTCCTCGCTATCTTCCTCATTATCGTCcacaccttcttcttcttgctcttcctcttcatctggaTTCGAAGGATCATCGTTTGATCCGCCGACCGCCTCCTGCATTGTCTTATTATTATCTGCTCCCTGATTTTCAACGacatcattttcttcatcatgtGCCGAGCGAACCACCTCGATCTCGTTCATCACTTCTTGGTTGCCTTCGCGgacttcttcttccgacGGTCCAGCTCTCATGGTAACATCTCCATCTCCCTCAAGCTCTTCGTCCTCGCTctcatcaaaatcttcCTGTTCGTCGATGTGAGGTGGATTAAGTTTCAGACTAATTTTGGGGGAGTGCTGAGGCGAGGACAGGATGGATTGATCACTTGGAGGAGGTGTTAAGGAGGCTGATGAAGCTCTTGAATCTCTATTTGACCTACGATCCAATGAATGGTAATTAGTTTTCACCGTACCATTGCGAACAAGCTAAAAAGACTTACCTTGAAGATGGGAATATAGGTTGCCTTATTTTTCCTATATTCttatcatcctcttcttgttcttgttcatcatcttcttcggtCAATTCACTATCGTCGTCTCCTATTtgctcatcatcatcatcttcctcctcttcatctgtaAGTGGTAAAGTTGAGCTAGTAGCCGGACTTCGTATCTCTCCATGATTTTCAGGTAAGTCCGACCTTTGATAGTCGAGATGGTCATCTCGGTCAAGCATGTAACCCTTAGTataagatgaaggagaagataaGGGAGAGGAAGTTTTTCTGGATGCCGGTAAATCCGCTTTAATTTCCATTATACTCGGTTCTAAAGCTCGTCCTGCTTCTTGAACAGCTAAAGGTGATTTCCGAGAATCTATTGGTCCGGCTGAATGAGTGGGAGATGGTATAGACATGATGTATCTTGATGCAAGtaagaaggaagaaggaaagagaCGCGCCGATAGGcgatatttgatgatttgatcgGTATTGGTCGGAGCTTCTTAGTATGACAGCTCTTTCAGCCACCAATGCTCAACAAGGTGACCAATAGATAGATAGCCAGATTGGTGGTGATGTTATACGACTATACTAGTGAGCATAGGCGATTAGGTATCAACAATAAACGAAGCTTAAGATGATGATTAATTCCCAACCGGAATTACAATTAGCTTGGATAAACCGTACTCTGGACTAAAGTAGTTATCTCATGGTGGACCAACAAAACGTCACAAGTCATTTGTAAATAATCAActttatttaattattgTCCTCACTTTGTCCACTTTTAGAGCCGAAAACAGCTACAGTAAGTAAACCTAGGAAACGCGCTACGACATTTAAGCGCATCTGGAAAGCCACGTGGTATTCAGGCTGTGGCATCCTTTCCCGAGGTGTTTTATTCCCTGCTCGGCTTACAAGCCGATATATGAACTATATTGGGGTAGATACAAGAAGGGAAGTGATATGCATGTCCCATTTCAAATATACAAATTTAATGATGATCTATTGGGTCCATAAAGATATGCTGGCGCATGGCGGTACAGCACGGGAAGACTAAATTGAGGGTGATTAAGATATTTTGACTAAGCCTTAATCTCCTCGAAGCTTTTGAACTCGTTTGAGTACTGAATCTTTTGCCGGATCTGCAAAATGTCAACAATCAGCACGAAACTTGAGTTTTGCAAGATCATGGCTCATGAAGTACGAGAACTCCAAGCCTATGTCGGGTGGGATATATCCTTCCATCTGATCTACTTCTTCCAAACCATGGTATGATTGGCATAAGCTTTGAAACGTTGACTTACCGTAGGGATGTTCTTTACTTGGGATTTCCAATAATGCAGGGAATGCAGCTTGATATCTATCTACTGTGGGCCGTATTTTCTCGGCAACCTGTAAAAGCGTAACAAAAATATGTCAGCGATCAAGCCTTTCAAGACTTGTGTGACTAAACGCATGATATATAGTGAGGTATTGAAGATAGGCGTGTTGATCTTACATGTTGATTTATAAGTAAAATAGCAACATCTTTACGTTCTGTAAAATCTTGAAAAGCGGATTCTATCACACTAGTTTGGGTTTCTAGATAAGATTAAGTTTTAATTAGCTGAATTCGGGAAAGTAAAAGATAACTCAATACAAGATCTGATAAAAAGTGATAGATTGATTGTACTCACTACTATCAACGATTAGAAAGTTGTTcttctgattttgatctacATGACCTATTCCAGCTAATAATAATCCTGTAACGGAATCCTATTCAAtagtaaatcaattatcaaatgatgtTCCTCTTGTCTTAAATTCTGgtcaactcacttcatcTCCTATCACTGCCAGTAATGTCCTGTCTTTTGGGTTTGTCGTAGTCGTAGCCATTTTGTTCCGTTCTTTCGTTCGCAATGGGAATAAATGGGAGAAAGGAAAGCGAGACTAGGGATATAGAGATGACAAGATGACGAGTTACTGACTTGGTATCTTGATATCGGCTCGGCCTTCGCCGCAAACGAATAAATGCGGGGCAAAAGCCTGTTGATATCCTCGGTCAAAAGTAGAACCATAAATTATTTCGAATCTCTCTTGATAAGATTAACAAAGGATACACCAAATAAGAAAGCGACAAGAGGGCTATTATAGGATACCACTGACGGAGGACGAGGAAGAACAGAACCAAAATGGCGCAAGAGACTTTATCGCTTAGTGAAGTCATAGGCAGAGCTTATGCTCGAGCTTTACCTCCGAAGAAAGTGAGTCAAAGCTTCCACCTTGCTCCGCAGATATACACTCAGACTAACGTCATGTTCAGTTCGTTCAACTGCTTAAATCGACGGTAAGATCTAGTCCAGACGCTCAAGATGATCTTGCATGTAAGCTCTTGGCTGGCTGGTTGCCGCGCTGGTCCGAGCTAATCCAAATCGGTAGCTGCAATCTTACCTTTCCTTCTACCTTCCCCGCCCTCCTTGATCCTCTCATACCTCACTAATTTACTTTCTTCCTCCATCTTAACGTCAAGAACAATCTTCATCCACATTCTATTCTACTTGTCGGATCATGATCTACCTCCAATACCAATAATAAACTCCATATTCAATATCCTCGCTTCGAATCTAACAGGACTCGAGGAACCCATTCCATCCTTCTTATCgtctccttcttcatctaacCTCGAAACAGACAAGATACCACCCGAAGTGGGTACTTCAGCATCGGCGATGAATTCTCCAATCATCAATagagaaaatcaaatgtcAACTTTATCCTTGATTTTACCTTTGTTAAAGacaatttcatctaatccTAGTTTATCActtaattcatctttagtCATTTACCTTTCAAAAGTAGtttcaatattatcaaatttccCTTTACCATCTTTAGATGTAGGATTAGAAGTTGGTGGATTATTAcctgatttacctgaagaaattaataCTCATTTAAGAGATCACTTAAGTGGTTTAATGAcagatttaaataatcaagGTCCAACTTCCCAAATACAAATGCAGAATGGAAATGTTCAATCACAAGTAAGTCAAGGTGTACAAGATATACAAATGaacaatttatcaaatgatagAAGTCAAAGGAAAGCGCCTTTGAAAGAATCGATAATATTCCTAATAGAGTGGttgaaaagatcaagtaAATTCGATAAAAGTCCAAGAGCAGGAAAAGAACTTGGGCACAATTGGATATTACTCTTGAAAGCAGGCAAATACTTGACTATGGACTCGAGTCAATTCTTGAGTGTCTTGCTTGAAGTTGGAATACAAGACTTGATACGTACAGATGTGGAAGATCTGGAAGCTGCTCAAAATTGGAACATTTTGGTTGGAATCATGCCTGCATTGTTGAGTTGGTGGAAGGAACATGCAGAGGAAGAGTTCCCCTTTCCCGTGAGTGGCTCCGATGCGTCTCGATCCCATGATCAGAAGTGTCTCATATGTACTCTACTGAATCCCCTATGTGTAGGTCAATATAACAGAGATTTTGACGGACTTATTCCGAAATCATTCAATGGCAATGCAGTCATATTCTGAAAATCTTAGTCAGAGGTATACTGTCCTGATACAGAATGCTGAGAATGAGGAGGAGGGAAGTACCTTTACCTCTCTAGAAGgatggtgagtttgacATTGCAAGATTGACTGCCTCATCCGttcatttgattgatgtGAACACCACTATTTAGGACTCTGCTTTCCCTTCAGGAAACTTTGATATCGAAGCTCGTGCAATCGAGTCTTATAACATCGGATGAAGCATCAACAGTTGCTCCCGGTGCAAACAGTCACACGTTCTCAATGGGTGAATCATTGACCGTACGTCAGCCAATCATCGTATTTCCACCATCCAATTGGACAGTTAATGACTTTCGCCTTTATGCCAAATCAGAATCGCCTTTCATCCGAATCgcatcctcatcttcctcctttGGTTCATACCATTCAATATGCCTATTCAGCCTCTGCATCTTTCTCTGAGGAGGTGATCCAAATCATAAAATCATGTCCTTCGATTCCGCC
This genomic stretch from Kwoniella pini CBS 10737 chromosome 10, complete sequence harbors:
- a CDS encoding V-type ATPase, F subunit; the encoded protein is MATTTTNPKDRTLLAVIGDEDSVTGLLLAGIGHVDQNQKNNFLIVDSKTQTSVIESAFQDFTERKDVAILLINQHVAEKIRPTVDRYQAAFPALLEIPSKEHPYDPAKDSVLKRVQKLRGD